One Cystobacter ferrugineus genomic window, TCGGCGCCCTCCAGGAAGACGTCGAGGCGGTCGGCGGGAAGCTCGACGCAGGACATCATCCAGTGGACTCGAACCAACATCGCGGCCCTCGCGTCACAGGGCTTGGCAGTCTTCCGCGGCGGGTGGACCTCTACGAGGTCGGCCCGCGCGACGGCTTGCAGAACGAATTGCGCACACTTCCCACGCGCGACAAGGCGCGGCTCATCGAGGCGTTGATCGCCGCGGGCGAGAAGCGCATCGAGGTGACGTCCTTCGTCCACCCCAAGTGGATTCCCCAACTGTCGGACGCCGAGGAGCTCTTGCGTCTGGTGGGGCGGCGCGAGGGGGTGACGTTCTCCGCCCTGGTGCCCAACCTCAAGGGCCTGGCGCGCGCGAAGGAAGCGGGGCTGGAGGAGGCGGCGATCTTCATCTCCGCGTCCGAGGCCCACTCGCACAAGAACATCAACAAGAGCATCGCCGAGGCGGTGGCCGAGGCCCGGCAGACGAGTGAAGCGGCGCTCAAGGCCGGCATGCGGGTGCGCGGCTACCTGTCCACGGTGTGGGGCTGCCCCTACGAGGGCGAGGTGCCCGTCGCGCGCGTGGTGGAGATCAGCCGGGCGCTCATCTCCGACGGCATCTACCAGTTGAGCCTCGGGGACACGATCGGCGTGGGCACGCCCCGGCAGACGGAGACGATCCTCTCCGCGCTGCTCGAGTACGTGCCGGTGGAGAGCCTGGCGCTGCACCTGCACGACACGCGCGGCACGGCCCTGGCCAACGCGCTGGTGGGGCTGCAGATGGGCGTGACGACGTTCGACGCCAGCATCGGCGGACTGGGCGGCTGCCCCTATGCCCCCGGCGCGGCGGGCAACCTCGCCACCGAGGACATCGTCTACATGCTGCACGGCATGGGCGTGGAGACGGGCATCAACCTGGATCGTCTCGTCGAGGCGGGCATGGTCGCCCAGGAGCTCATCGGCCGGAAGCTCGCGGGCAAGTTCCTCCAGGCCGCGCTCGGCGAGCGCGAGAAGAAGGCGAGCCGCCGGGCCCGTAGCCCGGCGTGAGTGTCACTTCGCGGATGGCACGGCGCCCGATCAGCTTGTCGGGGGCACATTCCGCTTCAAGAAGCCCGTGAACCCGCACCACTCTGGGAAGTCGCCGGTGAAGATGAAGAAGTCATCGATATTCCTCAACCCGAGGGACTCCAGGCGCTGGACGAACTCTGTCGCGGCTTCCCATCCAAAATGAGGTCCGAAGGAAATGAGATCCTCGTTCACATCTAACGGAGCCTCGGACTCCATCGTGTCGAGCAACTCGCGGTAGCTCACGCCGCGCTGTTCGAGCGCAAACCGCCTCACCACGAAGCCGAACTCCGATGTCAAATTCACGGTGGCCATCAATACCCCTACATCCCTGGTGGGTATGTCAGCGTGACGTTGTGAATGGGCATGTTCTGGACGGGCTGGATGATTTGGAACCAGCCCTCCTTGCCAGCCGTAGTGAGCGCGGCAGCGTCTACGGTGAAGTCGATTCGAATGGGGCCAGTCCCCCCAGGCCGTGGTGCTCCGGGCACAGTCACATAAACGCGCCCGCTCTGACCTCCCACTCCACCAGGGATGTACGTACCACCATTCTCCGGCCATGCCCTGGAGATACTGACCACGGATTTGAGCTTGGGCGTCATCCAGCTCATCCGTGCCGAAGTTCCCCACCCGCGAAGAAGGGGCGTTCTCATTCATGAAAGAACGCCGTTCCCGCGGAGACATCGCCATCAACTCACCTGCGGTGACACGGTCCGGGTCTCGTCTCCCTATCGACTCTCCTGTGGCGTACACGAAAGATGTTCCGGAGCCACCATCGCGGTCCGCAGTCATCCTCGTGGTGATGGTGCATTCCTGCTCTGCTACGGGGGCTGGAGAAGCATGGCCGCCACAGCGGTTGGCATTCGCTTCGATCTGCCCCTGTCCCCCATCTTGTGGGTCGTTCCTTCCCGCCAACGCGGACAGGGGGATGAGAGCCATCCACATCAGCGGGATGGTGAGACAAGGCGTGATGTGCGCGAGACGCATGATGCCTCACGGTCATGCTCCGGGGTGCCCACGCCCTTGCCTCGGGGGCGGCAGGAACGCCACCTACTGCACGGTTCCGGCCGCGCTGCCCGCGGTCAGCGTGCCGCGCTCGGACTTCTCCACCGGGGACGCCGCGTGCGCGGGCATCTGCTCGGGGGCGGGCTCCGTCGTCTCGACCGGCTGTAGGGCCGGCGCGGGCGCCGGGGGCTCCTGCGCGCTCAGGACGGCGGGCTTGCTGGAGGCAGTGGACTCTGCGGGAGCGGGCGTGGGCTCGGTGGCGGCGGGCGTGGGCTCGACGGGGGCCGCGGCCGTCTCGGTGGGGCTGGCCGAGGGCGCGGGCTCGACGGGGGCCACGGCCGTCTCGACAGGAGCGGGGGCGGGCGGGGGCGTGCTGGC contains:
- a CDS encoding hydroxymethylglutaryl-CoA lyase; its protein translation is MDSNQHRGPRVTGLGSLPRRVDLYEVGPRDGLQNELRTLPTRDKARLIEALIAAGEKRIEVTSFVHPKWIPQLSDAEELLRLVGRREGVTFSALVPNLKGLARAKEAGLEEAAIFISASEAHSHKNINKSIAEAVAEARQTSEAALKAGMRVRGYLSTVWGCPYEGEVPVARVVEISRALISDGIYQLSLGDTIGVGTPRQTETILSALLEYVPVESLALHLHDTRGTALANALVGLQMGVTTFDASIGGLGGCPYAPGAAGNLATEDIVYMLHGMGVETGINLDRLVEAGMVAQELIGRKLAGKFLQAALGEREKKASRRARSPA